AGCGCCAGGAGGAGGAGAGCCCGGATCGTTCTCGTCAGCGGGATCGGCGCCTCCGGACTCGCGGGGCCAGGATCGCCTTCTCCCCCTTGGTCAGGAGGCGCGAGGCGCCGGTTGTGCGGTCATGGGACACCAGGACCGCCTCCGCCTCGGCCGCCAGGCCGCCGCTTCGCGTGACGAGGGTCTCCTTCGTCCGGATGCTCGACCGGCCGACGCGCTCGACCCGGCAGCTGGCGACGACCTCGCCGTCCTCCTGGCGCAGCGGCCGCCGGAAGTCGATCGCCACGCGCGCCACCACATAGTCGAACTCCCCGTCCCGCCGCGCGAAGAGCCGCCGGACCATCTCGTCGCGCGCCTCCTCGAGGTAGTTGAGGAACACGGCGTTGTTGACGTGGCCGTAGGCGTCCATGTCGCGCCAGCGGATCGGGATGCGCTTCCGGTGGACCCGGCTCACTCGGTCTCCAGCCTCGCCGTCCCGGGAGCCTCCGTCGACAGGCCGCGTGCCGCCTCCTCGGCTCGCGCGAAGAAGCGCAGGAAGTTCTCCCCCAGGACGCCGCGGACGACCTCCTCCGAATGGCCGCGCCGCAGGAGCTCGGCGGTGAGGGCCGGCAGCTTCGAGACGTCGTCCAGCCCCTCGGGAGGGTCCTCGATGCCGTCGAAGTCGCTGCCCAGGCCGACGGCCTGCGGGCCGGCCACCTCGATGACGTGCTCGATGTGATCGACGGCCCGCGTCCACGACGTCCGGTGCTTCGGGAGGGCGTCGAACAGCTTGCTGATCGCCTCGTCGCGCGCCTTCGGGTCGGCCTGCAGGTCCTTCTTGATCTTCAGGTAGGAGTCCATGACCGCCGCGCGATCGGCCTTCGACTGGTCGACCACCTTCTGGTCGAGGAAGTACGACCCGATGTTGATCATCACGACGCCCCCGCCTTTGGCGATCCTCCTGATCTGGTCGTCGGTCAGGTTGCGCGGGATGTCGCTCAGGACCCGGCACGAGGAGTGGGAGGCGAACACCGGGGCGCGCGAGGTCTCGAGCACGTCGTCGATCGTCTCGTCCGACACGTGGGAGACGTCCACCAGCATCCCGATCCGGTTCATCTCGCGCACCACCTGCCGCCCGAACTCGCTGAGTCCGTGGTGGACCTGATACTCGGCCGGGTTGAAGTCGGGCAGGTAGAACCTCCCGGAGGAGTCGGCCCAGTGGTTCGTGTTGGTGTGCGTCAGAGTCATGTAGCGCACGCCCAGCCCCTGGAACTGGCGCAGCGCTCCGAGCGAGTCCTCGATGGCGTGCCCCCCTTCGATGCCCATCAGGACGGCGATGCGGCCGGCCTTCTTGGCCGCGCGGATGTCGGCGACCGAAGCGGCCAGGACCATCTCCCGCGGGTGCGCTGAGACCACGCGCCGCGTCAGGTCGATGAGCTCGAGCGCCTCGCGCGCCGCCCCGCCCGTCTCGGCGAAGCGCGCCGGGACGTAGATGGCGAAGAACGGGGCCGTGAGCCCCCCTTCCAGGGCCCGCGGGATGTCGAAATGCGGCGTCGCCCCGCGCTCGCCCACATCGGCCCACTTCTTCTCGAGCGTGTACGGCGCGTCCACGTGGGTGTCCACCACGATGGCGCGGGCGTGCAGGCGCCGGGCAGCGGCTTCCCTGTTGCCGGCCGCCGCGGCCCCTTCCGCGCCTCGAGCCGCGGCGCCCCGCACGCCGCCGACCGCGGTGTCGATTGCCAGGACAGCGAACAGGGTTCCCACGCCTGCGAGCCAGCGTCTCATTTTTCCTCCTCCGGGATCGGGGGATTCTCGCACACCTGCGTGCTACCATCCCTCCCATCCCGCGATCCGGCGTGGTTTCACCCGCTGCTCCCGGAGGGGGACGGCCATGGACTTCGACCTGACGCCCGAGCTTTTGGCCCTGCAGGAGAGGGCCCGCCGCTTCACCGAGGACGAGCTGGTCCCGCACGAGATGACCGTCGAGGAGACCGAGGCGCTCCCCGACGACGTGTCGGAGCGCCTGCGGCGCCTGTCGATCGAGCTCGGGCTGTGGGCCATGAA
This window of the Candidatus Polarisedimenticolia bacterium genome carries:
- a CDS encoding thioesterase family protein produces the protein MSRVHRKRIPIRWRDMDAYGHVNNAVFLNYLEEARDEMVRRLFARRDGEFDYVVARVAIDFRRPLRQEDGEVVASCRVERVGRSSIRTKETLVTRSGGLAAEAEAVLVSHDRTTGASRLLTKGEKAILAPRVRRRRSR
- a CDS encoding dipeptidase; this translates as MRRWLAGVGTLFAVLAIDTAVGGVRGAAARGAEGAAAAGNREAAARRLHARAIVVDTHVDAPYTLEKKWADVGERGATPHFDIPRALEGGLTAPFFAIYVPARFAETGGAAREALELIDLTRRVVSAHPREMVLAASVADIRAAKKAGRIAVLMGIEGGHAIEDSLGALRQFQGLGVRYMTLTHTNTNHWADSSGRFYLPDFNPAEYQVHHGLSEFGRQVVREMNRIGMLVDVSHVSDETIDDVLETSRAPVFASHSSCRVLSDIPRNLTDDQIRRIAKGGGVVMINIGSYFLDQKVVDQSKADRAAVMDSYLKIKKDLQADPKARDEAISKLFDALPKHRTSWTRAVDHIEHVIEVAGPQAVGLGSDFDGIEDPPEGLDDVSKLPALTAELLRRGHSEEVVRGVLGENFLRFFARAEEAARGLSTEAPGTARLETE